In Manduca sexta isolate Smith_Timp_Sample1 chromosome 23, JHU_Msex_v1.0, whole genome shotgun sequence, one DNA window encodes the following:
- the LOC115447133 gene encoding uncharacterized protein LOC115447133, whose translation MCSAFRIYVAAVLCVALVSGHVHGPRRSRVMDSEDYAQNEVDSGRAEESSWWSSGDFFILRKLYDDCSVQKHMTLCLKGKALSALTRAVEQESIQLADGLTLVKQADAPEAVAEPRFFPGMSLEDKVDTMLRKKFEQLMSTHTVSMDLASEGRGRGKKVLPYLLLGIFTTMSIVGGMALKTLAAIAGKALIASKVALTIAGIIALKKLFSHETPAETTFQVHADGHHRRDLYVVRPVSG comes from the exons atGTGCTCCGCATTCCGGATATACGTCGCGGCAGTCTTATGTGTGGCCCTCGTGTCGGGTCATGTCCACGGGCCGCGGAGGTCACGTGTCATGGATTCAGAGGATTATGCACAAAACGAAGTAGACAGCGGGCGAGCAGAAGAGAGTTCGTGGTGGTCTTCTGgtgatttctttattttaaggAAACTTTATGACGACTGCAGTGTGCAGAAACATATGACATTATGTTTGAAGGGCAAGGCCTTATCCGCTCTAACTAGGGCTGTTGAGCAG GAAAGCATTCAGCTGGCCGATGGGTTAACTTTGGTAAAACAAGCTGATGCACCTGAGGCAGTGGCGGAGCCTCGATTCTTCCCCGGTATGTCGCTAGAAGACAAAGTCGATACCATGTTACGCAAAAAGTTCGAGCAGTTGATGTCGACGCACACGGTTAGCATGGACCTGGCATCGGAAGGTAGAGGTAGAG GTAAAAAGGTGTTACCGTACTTATTGCTCGGTATTTTCACCACTATGAGCATCGTCGGTGGTATGGCATTAAAGACACTTGCTGCCATCGCCGGCAAAGCCCTCATCGCCAGTAAGGTGGCGTTGACGATTGCCGGAATCATTGCCCTCAAAAAACTGTTCAGCCACGAAACGCCCGCTGAGACTACATTCCAAGTGCACGCAGATGGACACCATAG GCGGGATCTGTACGTGGTGAGGCCAGTGAGTGGGTGA